In Mugil cephalus isolate CIBA_MC_2020 chromosome 11, CIBA_Mcephalus_1.1, whole genome shotgun sequence, the genomic window GTTCTGTCCGTCACTCCCAAGCTATGAAAACAGCTCTCATGTTCTCAATTTCATCTTCACAACTCCTGTCCAACGATCCATTTGGCTACATTTTGAGAGATTCTCTAAATTTATCGCAACGTCATCACAGTGTTGTTCTTATTTCAATAAATTCCCATAACTTGCAGATGATCTCTGCTAATTGAACTTACTTGCTGTAATGTTGCACTGATTCTGTTGGACTGGGTGGTCTGCCATGCACTTGATAGTTTTTCGGTTCAAGTTATCTGAGGCATTGACAGTCAGACTGAAGTTTCCTTCTCCACTGCTGGCGTTACTCAGTGCTGGGAAAGACAGCCGAGCCTGTGGGGTCCCCCCCATCCATCCACAGCGATACTGCAGTTTGACGTCATTCACAGAGTGCACGGAGCACAGCGGTTTGCCCGGCGGCTTCTCTGTCCCAAAACAAAAGtttactttttcattatttacGTGGTATTCATGTCGTTTGttgtgcttatttatttatattatttagacaAATATGAACATTGTCATGGAGACTTTTTCAGACTTAAAGATGGGGAACTCTGAATTCAAAACTGTTGTGCAAATCATAAAACTGAGAATAATTTCTAAAATTAGGAGGCATGTAAAATTATTATGAACATACCATAAACATTTAAAGTCAGGTTGTTTTGACGCTCCTCTTCAGTCTGCTCATTGACCAGTATACATGTATAAACACCTCCTTCACTGGTCTGTACATTTTCTAGACTCAGGACGTCCTTGGTGGAAAGGATGCGATCACCTAACAGCCACTTAGGAGTTGGCTTTGGGAATCCGTCAGCCTGACAGGAGAGGATCACAGAGTCGCCTGGTATGTAGAAAAGCTTAGCTGGCCTGGCCTCCAGTATAGGCTCATCTGGTCCATCTATAACAGAAGGAGTGTAGAGAGTTGTAACACCATGGAAGGAACAAACAGAGGTCTAGACAGACATTTAAAGTTGTTCTCCTTACACAGCACACTAACATTCTTCTGAGCTGTTGCACGGCTGAAAGGGTTTGCGATCAGCAGTGTGTACTGTCCTGTGTCACTTCGGTTTGGTCTGAGGATAACAAGCCTCCCTTGCTCCACCAAATAGTGCgagttgtttttaatttccttgcCGTTGAAGAGCCACGTCTGTTGCTCAACAACATCTTGCGGCACACTGTAGTGCAGCATGAACCGGTCAGTTCCCTCTTTGGCAAACTCCGGCTGTGAGCTCAGAGTCACATTCGGGAGGGTTTCtgtgaacaaaaacaaggagGGGTATTAGAACAGGTTTCTATGAACACTCTCAGCCATCCAAGTCATGGTATATCACGtatcactcacacacaaacacagaactaaacatgtatttttggaatgcatttcatttgaaatgtatcactgaaacatttttattaaagggaAAATCTGTTATTTAATTGAAAAGATAAACTGATAAACTTATAGAGGTCAGccctccatttttttcctaATAGGAGCCACAAAGCTGGGAAGGATTCCAAGTCTTACTCTTGTATAATCTGTATAATTAATGGTGATATTTCTATCATTAAATATTAGTTGGTACATTACATCCAGGATTAAGGTAAGATGGAACACATATTGCAGCAGCTGTAAGGTTTGACTTAAAATTTGGATCTACATTTTAGGTATTTTGAGGAGTCTCTTATTTTAAagcattaattaattttcacaCTTCTGAATAAAATGTGGGTATTCATCACAGCAGACATGTcaggaaaaaaagtttaaaccaCATTATTACTTCCCATAACTGCAACAACAAATACTGATACTGACcaaatattttcagtgtgaagtTAGTTGAAGCTTTTTCCAGTCCAGGCTTTGTCATTTCAATGGTGTATCTCTCAGTATAGGCAAGTGTCACATTAACAAAGGTAAGGGACCCATTTTCCTCAACCCTGATCACGTCCCTGCGGTTTTGAGCTATTTCTGGAGCTGCAACAGAGTTGATTTTCCACGTGGCGACAGGTAAACCTCCCATAAGCCAGACGAGGCCTGGGTCAGGCGCACCACTAAAGGACACGGCCAGAGTCACATTGCTGCCAACTAATGCGTTCACCAGAGCAGGACCAGCAGGGGAAACCACCAGCTGAGAGCGGGCACCTGTCAGGATGGAGAAATGCAATTACTTCAAAGACAAAATAGGAATTTCCCAATTCTACAAATCTCTTTTAGGTGTATCTATTAGTATGTTTGTTTCTACTCAaattatcacaaaaaaaaaaggttcaagtGTGAATACTGTTAACGTTACCAATATATTCTTATAATGTCTTTTCTTGAAAATTGTCAGACACATTTGTAAGCTGAAACCTGTAAGTTTTAACCTCAccttgaaaagaaaagtaaaataaaatggcaagaAATACTGCGCTGTATTTGTTAAATTCCTCCAGTCTCGTCATTTTTGGAATGCGTGCCACTTCAGAGGCGCCTTTAACAAAGTAAAAAGTCGGCTCGACTAATATTTCCAACAGAACACAGCAGACGGAAAAAACGTCCTTGGAGTGACTTGAGATTCTTCTTGTGTGCTCGAGCGGCAGCTGTCAGCAGGGCACGTGAGGAGCTCACCTGTGCTGAGTCAAAGCCCTGATTGTATGGGCGAAGCCACGCCCCTCATCTaattacacaaaacacatctgattcccttttctgattttattttagggAGACAATAACATACATTTTGCTGTGTATCGAGTTAAAATGGGATATCCtgtttgatatatttatttaatttgatgatTTAGACCACATATGTCTAAATGTatgtggtgttgttacagagtgaaccagacttTCGAGCGCACAATATCAATGGCTTTCACCGGTGTGAGTACTATAAATTAGCCTTTATTGTACGTTTAAAAACATCTTCACACGCTAGCAGAAAGCTCAGcagcctttttaaatttaaatgatttgtaaGACTGGAGTTTTGCTTGAATAATTCcaaatgaattaatttcacATCCCAAAGTATCTCTCGAATTTCTATAAAAACCAGGTGAAAAGTAATGTTAATCTGTTCACATATATACTGTTAAATAAGCAAATCCATGAATATCAATCTCTTCAAGCCAGTATTTAGTATATTTACCTTTGACcacaatcacagctctgaggatagttttaaatcaaatataaaCACTTTGGTTTTACTACGTTCTTTGTTCCAAACTGGTCAACGTCTGTCAGGTTACACAGGGATTGTGTGTCTTACAAACCCAGCTACAAATTCTTGACTGGAATGAAGTCTGGCCTTTGACAGTCATTCCTGAACACTCCTACTTATTCCACCATAACTAATACAGATGGATGAAACACATTCGCTCCAACTCATCACTTATCTCACCACCACTTCCACAAAAGTCAACTACTACCTCTTTTACAGGTACAAACACTACTTATACTTAATACTTTACTCCAGACCAGTGtggtccatgtaaacacagacataaataaataccagaCTGGGAGACAATCACATCATGCATTGCTATCTACGTTGtggtgaaaattaaatatatagataaatGCCAAACGACCAGAGGAGACCACTGTAGATATGAAAAAGACTGGCTTTTTTATTGTCATGGTAATGTTCTGTACAATCAACAGAGAAGTGAGGCGCTTACGGTAAAATTCTGATTTATGAACATCTTCCTTTGTTCATACTGAGAGACACTGTCTAGTCAGTCCTAAAACCCTGTTAAAGTTATATTAACTATACAAATTACCAGTAGTCATGACACTAACCTTAAATGACATAATCTCCTCTACATGTTTGGCTCTGTatttacatattacatatacaaaaactgcatttcgtATTAGTGTGACTACAGCTGAAATGCATCATATAAATGAAGTTAGTATGCAGATCAACAGCAGCATGAGTGAAAGGACGTTTCTGGGTTTAAATTATTGCATACGATCAGGATCTTGTGATACAGATAAACACATATGCAAGTCAAAATGAACATTGAGGAGAggctgatcagtttggggttgtCTGACTGCAGGACAACGTCTCTCAGTGCTCCTCCTCTCCGAAGCCTCAGTCTCAAACAGAGGGATGAGAGCGACACACAAGCCAGTCCTCTGGGTGTGCTTATGTAACGCAGTCTGGCTATTCGTTAGAGTCCTGCAAGGAGAGGAGAGTATGTAAACAGGCAAGTTAAGACAAGAGTTACGATTAAAATCTATAATTGGTCTtgcttttcacacacaaagaaaaacttctCAGAGATTCGTCTCTGTCCTTATAGATTAATATCAAACATGTCTGAATATTAATCGTGGTGAGTCTAATGCCAACAGTTCGGGAGTATTCAAGAACAGATCTGTAAACCCTCAGGTTACCAGATCAGGGCTAAACCTGTAAGGTTTCTCCATCAGTTGCCGGTAGGGTTGAATTTTGTGGACAAATCTGAAAAATCCTGTAGTCTGTGCCCAGCTTTAGTCTTCAACTATTCCGGTAATACTAGTGTCTTTGAGGTTAAAATGTTGGCACTGATCTGCAGCATCTAATGTTTTGAATCTGACTTGAAATCCTCCTTGCTTGCCAAGCCATCATTCTAGATAAGCTAAAAATGTGAGTCCTTTTCCACGTAAAAGCATTCTCTGGTTCCACCTGGTATGAGCAATCGCTCTTCTAGTTGATACAATAACAAATGTGATGATACTActttgaaaacatgaaaaaaacgaatccacagatttattattaatcaaTATAATCTTTAACCTTAGCTGAAATAAAGTAGACCTTTGCAAATGGTGCAAACTTTTGACAGAATTCTTTCTACTACTCACCCATCTGCTTATGTTCCTGAAGCCTCTATACTCTTCCTGCCTCCTTGAGTTTGCCCACCAGGTCGTCGACTGTCTCCACCTTCACTCCCGCCTGCCTCTGTGGGGGCTCGTCCACTCTAACCACCTCCAACCGCGATGTGACATCCACCCCTAAGTCTGCAGGCTTCACGTTAgcaatcttcttcttcttggcttTCTGGATGAATAGATTTCATTTAACTTAGATtagttgacatttaaaaacttgtATGTTGTAACATAATCATCTGCCAACTACCATGATGTTAGGGAGCGTGGCATATCTCGGGGTGTTGAGTCGAAGGTCTGCGGTCACCACGGCCGGTGTGTTGATCTTGATAGTTTCCAGGCCACCATCGATTTCTCTCACAATCTTAACCTTGTCTCCTTCCAGTGACACCTCTGAGGCAAAGGTAccctgcaaaaagaaaatacagcacagactttgaaaaacaaaactcacttattttaaaaaatttaaatattttttacccagaaatattttaaaccaAGACAACAAACCAGGGAAACACGGAATCTCTAAtcctgtgacatcacagcagatACAATTTAAGATTCCTTCAAGTCATGAGATGTCTCCATCTGCTGGTTGGCCTTTGTAACTACGTTATCAAGTATAATACATCTCTTTCAACACTACCAACTATCCAAGGAAGTAGCAGGACTGGTATAAGTGGAATGTGGCCCATTCTTAGAATGGATAaacaattataaataaattaggTAGTTATTTGCACTTAATTCATAATGTGTGGATCAAACTGCTGAACACAGTGAGATAGTTGGTCAAAGTGCTCCATCTGTTGGTTAACTAGTAGAGCTGCAGGTCATCTCTCCAAAGAGCCTTAAACCTGTGTTGGAGCGCTGAAGCTCTAGTCTTCGCTAACATTGAAAAGGTTGCGTGAGCACAAATGTTTCTTGATATCAGCACTTCCAcaccacacatgaaaaacagcaggtaATAGACTTTGAGTTAATCTAACTAATCAGACCATTTTAAAGTAAAAGCCAGTGTCAATCCTGTTAAGAATAATTTCAATTAACTTACCTGAGGCCAGTCCAGTAAGGCTGCCGTCATCTGGCCAGTCTGATTGCAGTCATCATCAATGGCctgtaaaaacaacaccagTGATAAAATGAAGGTAACTGTAGAGCAGACAGAAGATGGTGATAATTTAGGATATTAAGTCAATCTGCATCGTTAACCTGCTTTCCCAGGATGATGAGCTGAGCGTCCTCCTTCTTGGCCAAAGCAGCCATGATCTTCGAGACCTGCAGGGGTCCCATATTATCATAGTCTTTCCCAGACACCTCCACATGGATGCCACGATCGGCCCCCATGGCAAGGGCAGTACGGATGGTCTCCTGAGTGAGGAAGAAATATatgtcaaataattaaaaatcttgAATGTGTTACTCAACACAACATAGTTTGGTATGGTACTGCTAATgatatttttcccttttaaaatatttttttttccataactAGCAGGGCATACTAGTTCCTATAATGTatgatctttattttattttctcatattaATTATTTCAATAGAAAAGTTATATATTAGTGAATCAAGAGTAGGCCTACAACTGAGATTGGTGATgtgtacaggaaaaaaaaattacagcaaaAGGAATTTGCACTGCTTGATTATCCATGGTATAAGTGGTTTTGAATGACTCATCTCCAGTTATTTACATAAAAGTTATATTCTGTATCTGAAACAATACAATAATTACTTTTGGCGCAagattattaaattaaaagctgaaGCTCAGCTTGAAAGAACTCCTTGGAACCCGACCAACCACACTGTTTTTCTCCGGGACATTGGTTAGTTAACAAGACAGGGGAACAGAGTCTGGCCCCGTCTCACCCACCTGTGCCTGCTGTGGCCCACAGCTGACAGCCACAACCTCCTTAatgagcttcttctccttcagcttgACCGCCTCTTCAACAGCGATCTCACAGAAGGGGTTCATTGAGTGCTTAACGCCATCCGTCACCACGCCACTGTTGTCCGGCTTCACACGAATCTGCAGAGAAGCAAGACGGCAGGTCACTACAGGGTGGCTAGATTAAGTAACTGTCAAGAAGACAAAAACTTAAAAGTACAGATGTATAAGTAGGCAGTGGAAGTACATCTTCAGACAAAACCTCCTCGTAAGGTATAAAGTATGTAATCCAGATAATGGCTCTGGTGTAGAAGAATACTCTTCTCCCGTGGGGTGACACACTATGTTGCCAGATGTATGTTTCACATGTAAAGGAACAGTGTGATTATTTCATCCCCAAACTATCAATGCTAAAACGGCCTCCACTTGTCTTGGAAGACTTCCCACAAGACTTTGGAAGCTGGCGGCAGGAACTTAACCTCATTCGTTCACAAAGGAAACAGTGACGCCTGATGCCGACATTTGTCAATAAGACTCAGAActcatgttcatgtgttcagaggaaaacatttctttatgGAGAGGCATTGTTTCACAAACTGTTGAACACCTATTATTGTGCAAAACATTCCAATATGCACCGTCCAATTATAAGTCAATCTTTGAGAATTTAATTCATAGTAGACCATTTTTACTTATTCAGGCACGCTTAAAAACTACTGATCTTTATTTGCATACATATTTTTGGTCATAATCCCGTGATTTACTATTTTATCCCCTCTGCTGAAGTAACAGTACAACAGTATCCCAACTGCAGGATCATCTTTATCGATTTAAGACGCATACTATTGCCAATGAAACGATGAAAACACAAAGGTATGGGGATGTCCACCTGGCCATGTAGTGATCTTGACATATACCGAATAgcttcaatttaaaatgtgcattctTGAAATACTGCAGCCAGATTAATGCATTTTCCAAACCAACTTAAAGTAGGAGGTGCTCGATCTGGGATGTGTCAGTACTAAGCAGTGACTCGTTACAGATCCAGCTGAGggcagctggagcaggagtGCACTTGCTGTTACGTGAAACAGCTGCTAGCGCTTATTGATTATGGTGTTTGTGCTCCATCTCCAGAAGGACGACTGAATACTGGTATCACAGCAGCTGATAGGCTGCATCGTAAGCCTGTAACTAAAACATCGATTCAAGGTGGGATACAGCTCCAAAACTGACTCCAGGGAGGACATGTTAACGTTACACAACCTGAAAACTCCAGCAGCCCAGGTAACGTAACCAGCAAGAAGTCATACATGGTGGTGTTGCAGAGATCTCAGTAATGCACTATGCAGCACCGTGTAATATACGAACACAGCCGCGCACTGAAAGATATTTGTTAAATATTGTTACATTTATAACATAAACACTTAGTTGTGTAGTGTAGCTCCCGTGCCACAACCAGCTGACATTAGCGGGCTAGCTTTAATTAGTAGAGCACATAAAGCCAACGGAGCAGAGGCAACAGAGTTAGCCAAAAGGGCAAAGGAAAATTACCTTCACTGCGTAGTCAATGACACGCTTAACTCCGACGAGAACACGACCAGACATTGTAGGTAAACGCGTAGCAGACAGCTAACGACAGACAGTCACCGCAATGAACCTTCACCCAAGGAGGAGTGAGAGGTCGGAATTATTTGACAGTGCAACCATTTGACTGTGAGGGCCTCCACCTACCAAtctagccaatcagaagaaaACTATTTAGTTCGCTCCTCAGAGTGATTGGCTGAACGCGTTGTTAAAGTCAACAGAAAAATCGTTTGCTTCCGCGGTTTAATGATTCAAAAACGGCTAAAAACTAACTTCCATTTTGTTGGAAATATTCTAAGATCGCATACATTGCAATAATATTAATTACCTTATTGACAACCCTGCTTAAAATATGTGAATTATGACGAATCGACTGCGAGTTTAATATGGTGCCACTTATATCCGTACTGGAAACAAGACCAATGTAGGAAACGTTCCGCTTTATGTGGAGCAAAGTTCACGGTAGATGGAAGGAACAGAAGGGACATAATGAGGGTCAAACGGGCCATTGGAGCTATAGATGACACGtgtacacacaaatatataatacagtATCTATAATTGTGCATGTGAAATAGTCCTATAATTAGTGATGATGCAGCACATGCTACATCCTGAAAATCGAAGATATTAGTAACTTTTTAGCTGCATGTGTCTAGTAAACTGGTAACTCAgtgcagattaaaacaaaactgtagTCTACTTCTTATGGCTTTAAGCatgtttgtgttctgttcttCAACAATATGTGGTACAGAAGCAAGAATAATGAATAACTGCAAATTATCTGCATAGCTGGTTTTATTTCCTTGTACTCCCGTTGACCTTcagatgtaataataaaaatagaaggaACAGAAAACGAAAACTACACGAAATTTCAGTTCACAGTGATCTACTAGTGCTACTGTGTGCACTTTTGTAATTACCTACGTGTTTGTAATTGCatacatatgtatttttttgtagtgaTCCCATGTGTTACTCTTTTATCCCCTCTGCTGCAAATgaacagcagcacacacactaTGTCCTGAACTATCACGAAGCTGTCAGGCTGCCTGTTTTAGCCTCATGTGTCTAGTAACTGGTAACTCGTGCATATTAAATCAAACCTGTTATGGCtttaaaactgtctttttttcactattgttttttatttatttaccttagTGTTTGTGTTCGGTTTTGTAAGAACGTGTGCTACAGAAGCAAGATAAGGGAATAGTTGCAAATGATCTGCAtggtaaagaaaataaatacaaatacatgaaaaatacaCGGAAATGCCAGCTCATAACATTACAAAATATCTGAATCGGGGATCCCAAACTAATATTTCCTATGATAAAGTACAGTGGCCACTGTGGAAACCGTTGTTATTACTGTTGAGCAGTCTCCGGTGAGCTGGAAACCCTCCAGGCAGCTCCACAGTCACCTCACTTCACCCAGCAGCAACCTCCATTTTAACTCCGACACCGAGCCGCACCTCACGTGTCCTGGGCTGTCTCTCTCACATGACCCGAGTGTT contains:
- the vsig10l gene encoding V-set and immunoglobulin domain-containing protein 10-like; the protein is MTRLEEFNKYSAVFLAILFYFSFQGARSQLVVSPAGPALVNALVGSNVTLAVSFSGAPDPGLVWLMGGLPVATWKINSVAAPEIAQNRRDVIRVEENGSLTFVNVTLAYTERYTIEMTKPGLEKASTNFTLKIFETLPNVTLSSQPEFAKEGTDRFMLHYSVPQDVVEQQTWLFNGKEIKNNSHYLVEQGRLVILRPNRSDTGQYTLLIANPFSRATAQKNVSVLYGPDEPILEARPAKLFYIPGDSVILSCQADGFPKPTPKWLLGDRILSTKDVLSLENVQTSEGGVYTCILVNEQTEEERQNNLTLNVYEKPPGKPLCSVHSVNDVKLQYRCGWMGGTPQARLSFPALSNASSGEGNFSLTVNASDNLNRKTIKCMADHPVQQNQCNITASSPVVFPPAVRTTLEGKMVVTIHCMNEASPMAVVSWYRGNVSVTNGTMHQVSSSTTQLEIRHFNVSYILLQNYTCIGSNPLGSQTREIQLQGPSISDFSLFPNQDGTVITLTWEVPPTSVVTGFNIQMKGPDLLSKYSTYTKASSDKFRTIQVKPGSARSTDVFPLEPDLTYRFRVIPKAHQTQGEPSTVHRIGPGEGLSGPAIAGIAAGIPCSLLFLLLLGGLIYLCIYCSKNKNHHTRYPVSRAVEKAKTTQPDTSPHNLLTGGLKSPPDYNRLQQTPSERSVALPSFIPAPPVRVATTV
- the etfb gene encoding electron transfer flavoprotein subunit beta, yielding MSGRVLVGVKRVIDYAVKIRVKPDNSGVVTDGVKHSMNPFCEIAVEEAVKLKEKKLIKEVVAVSCGPQQAQETIRTALAMGADRGIHVEVSGKDYDNMGPLQVSKIMAALAKKEDAQLIILGKQAIDDDCNQTGQMTAALLDWPQGTFASEVSLEGDKVKIVREIDGGLETIKINTPAVVTADLRLNTPRYATLPNIMKAKKKKIANVKPADLGVDVTSRLEVVRVDEPPQRQAGVKVETVDDLVGKLKEAGRV